A DNA window from Niabella yanshanensis contains the following coding sequences:
- a CDS encoding alpha/beta fold hydrolase, protein MTNETNSMFNSANFPQPILISVNGVTLEVFEAGKQNAGKPVVLCHGFPEHAFSWRHQVPALVAAGYHVIIPNQRGYGNSSRPAEVTEYDIEHLTGDLVALLDHYGYKDATFVGHDWGANVVWNLALLHPERVNKIINLALPYQERGEQPWIELMEAIFGGDFYFVHFNRQPGIADAIMNENASRFLRNIFRKNLPPAPPEPGMLMINLARAEKPLGEPLMEDNELSVFITAFESSGFTGSINWYRNLDQNWHLMASITPIIHKPTLMIYGEQDTIPKSDNLKNIVPNLDIASLDCGHWIQQEKPEETTRLILKWLEQ, encoded by the coding sequence ATGACAAACGAAACCAACTCAATGTTTAACTCAGCCAATTTTCCCCAACCTATTCTTATTTCAGTAAACGGTGTAACACTTGAAGTGTTTGAAGCAGGTAAGCAGAATGCTGGTAAACCTGTGGTACTCTGTCATGGATTTCCGGAGCATGCTTTTTCCTGGCGCCACCAGGTGCCGGCATTGGTTGCGGCCGGTTATCATGTCATCATTCCCAACCAGAGAGGGTATGGCAATTCATCGCGCCCGGCCGAAGTAACGGAGTATGACATTGAACACCTGACAGGCGACCTCGTTGCGCTGCTCGATCACTACGGATATAAAGATGCCACTTTTGTAGGTCACGACTGGGGTGCAAATGTGGTTTGGAACCTGGCGCTATTGCATCCTGAGAGGGTAAATAAAATAATCAACCTGGCTTTGCCTTACCAGGAGCGTGGAGAACAACCATGGATTGAATTGATGGAAGCGATCTTTGGAGGTGACTTTTATTTTGTTCACTTCAACCGGCAACCGGGAATAGCAGATGCAATCATGAATGAAAATGCATCCCGGTTCCTCCGCAACATATTCCGTAAAAACCTGCCTCCTGCGCCACCAGAGCCCGGAATGTTAATGATCAATCTGGCAAGAGCAGAAAAGCCATTGGGGGAGCCCCTAATGGAAGACAACGAGCTGTCTGTGTTTATTACTGCCTTCGAATCATCAGGGTTTACAGGAAGTATCAACTGGTACAGAAACCTGGATCAAAACTGGCACTTAATGGCGAGCATAACCCCCATCATCCACAAGCCCACCCTTATGATATATGGAGAACAAGACACGATTCCAAAATCTGACAACCTGAAAAATATTGTTCCTAATCTGGATATTGCCAGTTTGGATTGTGGTCACTGGATTCAGCAGGAAAAGCCGGAGGAAACTACCCGGTTAATTTTAAAATGGTTAGAACAATAA
- a CDS encoding DUF2947 family protein — translation MSIDFDNIFQHVIPMENFRLKWRFTNERYDKLPDEHLDQLKPLDDEAAKFLWDYIAKSNLHNDTPFKKDFFQTIDKAKILNGNEKEIKKWLYHRGLTLDKLVFLSWDDTDAMIVPWKLLIKYFDSFYYGSSDDLTVIDQSLNWVLLFHHEDEIYFGTNHKTEPI, via the coding sequence ATGAGCATTGACTTTGACAACATATTTCAACATGTAATTCCGATGGAGAACTTTCGGTTGAAATGGCGTTTTACAAACGAGCGCTACGATAAGCTGCCAGATGAGCATCTCGATCAATTAAAACCGCTGGATGATGAAGCCGCGAAATTTTTGTGGGATTATATTGCAAAGTCAAATTTACACAACGACACACCATTCAAAAAAGACTTCTTTCAGACAATTGACAAGGCCAAAATTTTAAACGGAAATGAGAAAGAAATAAAAAAATGGCTTTACCATCGCGGACTTACATTAGATAAGCTCGTTTTCCTTTCGTGGGATGATACAGATGCAATGATTGTTCCCTGGAAACTTTTGATAAAATACTTCGACAGCTTTTATTACGGCTCTTCCGACGACTTAACCGTGATTGACCAAAGCTTAAATTGGGTATTACTATTTCATCACGAAGACGAAATTTATTTTGGAACTAATCATAAGACAGAACCAATATGA
- a CDS encoding DUF3885 domain-containing protein — protein MTKEAFQQLWALHYRDTVPISHLFKHSYADRWFRIHSLPESKRYAENEEEWEILLSRQNEIITDLFGPDTPILIVTGEYCWDESKSIHITEEEEIFKPFSFILLDNIELNKVGKEQYNEHNFYRPAFASAIWKRNYHDGLLREIANDNTRAFFVSFDKNVIVAPYDGGIDFILKDILTKEKYKNKFVKWLSEHESGL, from the coding sequence ATGACTAAAGAAGCATTTCAACAATTATGGGCTTTACACTATCGGGATACGGTACCAATTTCGCATTTGTTTAAACATAGCTATGCGGACAGATGGTTTAGAATTCATAGCCTGCCAGAGTCAAAACGCTATGCGGAGAATGAAGAAGAATGGGAGATACTTCTTTCGAGACAGAATGAAATTATAACAGACCTATTCGGGCCCGATACGCCCATTTTAATTGTAACCGGAGAATATTGTTGGGATGAAAGCAAATCCATTCACATAACGGAAGAGGAAGAAATATTTAAACCTTTCTCATTTATACTACTTGACAATATCGAGTTAAATAAAGTTGGCAAGGAACAATACAACGAACACAACTTTTACAGGCCTGCTTTTGCTTCAGCAATTTGGAAACGCAATTATCATGACGGACTTTTAAGAGAAATTGCAAATGACAATACACGAGCATTTTTCGTTTCGTTTGACAAAAACGTAATTGTTGCGCCTTATGATGGTGGCATTGACTTTATACTTAAAGACATTTTGACAAAAGAAAAATATAAAAACAAATTTGTGAAGTGGTTGTCAGAACATGAAAGCGGACTTTAA
- a CDS encoding GNAT family N-acetyltransferase, which produces MYQQLETDRLFIRPITTADSPFILKLVNTPGWLQFIGDRHIHNSHDAEKYIQKILDNPNFFYSVFETKATQQPIGIVTFLYRDNQEFPDIGFALLPQFEKQGYALEASQKYLDELVQQKVSPTIIGITLPENKSSIQLLERLGLKFQRYVDKDNERLAVYAINIQ; this is translated from the coding sequence ATGTACCAACAATTAGAAACCGACCGGCTTTTCATAAGGCCCATAACAACGGCAGACAGCCCATTTATCCTTAAGTTGGTAAACACGCCCGGCTGGTTACAATTTATTGGCGACCGGCATATCCATAATAGCCATGATGCTGAAAAATATATTCAGAAGATCCTCGACAACCCAAATTTCTTTTACAGCGTTTTTGAAACCAAAGCAACCCAACAGCCCATTGGCATCGTTACTTTTTTATACCGGGATAACCAGGAGTTTCCCGACATTGGCTTTGCCCTCTTACCTCAATTTGAAAAACAAGGCTATGCGTTAGAGGCCAGCCAAAAATACCTGGATGAATTGGTACAACAGAAAGTAAGTCCTACCATTATTGGTATTACCCTCCCGGAAAATAAAAGCTCTATTCAACTACTGGAGCGGTTGGGGTTGAAATTTCAGCGCTATGTTGATAAAGACAATGAGCGGCTGGCTGTGTATGCTATCAACATTCAGTAA